The Rattus rattus isolate New Zealand chromosome 16, Rrattus_CSIRO_v1, whole genome shotgun sequence genomic interval TCTGACGAGTCACGGCGCGAGCAGAGCCACGCTGGCCTCACCAGCCTAAAGACCCACGACCGGCTGCGGCTACTGCACCTCAACCAGGAGTACCGCAAGCGCTTCGGCTTCCCGTTCGTGGTGGCGGCACTCCTAAGCGACCGTGCCACGGTGTTCCAGGAGCTAGCCCGCAGGATGCACTGCCAGCCGGAGTCCGAGCTGCGCACCGCCCTGGACGAAGTGAAGAAGATCATCCACCTGCGCCTGATAGATTTGCTTGACAGCCATTACTTTGGAGTGGAACCACCGCAAGGCCGGGGATCGGAACGCCGGCAGGATGCTTCAGAGAGGGGAGACCCTGCGCCCCAGGCTAGCTCGGACCTGGAAGACgatccacacacccacacaaaggAAGTGGAGAATTGAAGCAATCACATGAGTAATGCATCTTTTGTACACCTATTCACAAGAGCACGCATCACCCATATCTGTCAGAATCTGGAGCGTTTAGCGCTTTGCcgccccccacccactcccctccGATTGATTCATCCAGATCGCTGCTTCAGTTCTCCACTCCGTGCCCTGCCAACACTAGCCTTGGAAGATTCCAAAGCTCCCACCGAGTTACTCGACTCTTTTCCGTTTACTAGGAGAGAGTTGGGGGACTGGCAGTGACTGTAAAAGGCACTGAAAGGCGGGGACGGGGACTTTCGTTCCACTGTGGTCTTTCATTTCCCACTTCATTTGATTCACCTAATAGTT includes:
- the Urad gene encoding putative 2-oxo-4-hydroxy-4-carboxy-5-ureidoimidazoline decarboxylase, with product MDMKKVNSLDFPEFVSVFRNVVERCPLVAAAVWSHRPFSGLEDLENHFFAFIDALPKSGQEGILRCHPDLAGRDVLMGRLSDESRREQSHAGLTSLKTHDRLRLLHLNQEYRKRFGFPFVVAALLSDRATVFQELARRMHCQPESELRTALDEVKKIIHLRLIDLLDSHYFGVEPPQGRGSERRQDASERGDPAPQASSDLEDDPHTHTKEVEN